GCGATGAGCTGATATTGCTGAATCTACTCCACAAATCAATGATATAAACTTTTTCCAATGCTCAAAGGCATCCAAATTTTGGCCAACCAAGAGACAAACAAAAGCCAGTTGTATTTCTCCAATTATTTCTATTGGTCtgcaaaaatatttgtatacatataaatgtatatatatatttactgttacataaataatattaaaatgtaaatttagaatatgtatgtgtgtatatatatatatatatatatatatatatatatatattctaaaaaataataaaattggtaTTGACCATACTGTTTCAATTTATCAAGCACAATATCCAAAACATAACTAGAATCAAGAGAATGTTTTGTGATCTCTGTTGGAGTTGACCCATCAGGATAATGTTTCTCGGGTAATTGTGATAATCTCAGTTCTGTCCCAGGTTTTGGTTTCAAGTCAGGTAACAATtggtcttctttttcttcaaccGTAAATCTagttttttctgtcttttttttttgtataagatCTCCTCCGCGTGGTCTCAAAGCATCACTACATGGTTCCAATTCTAAAGCTGAATGTACAAaactaaaaaatgaaaataattaaaaagtacaaaaaaaagagagaatagacatgaacagaatatattatttacccGCAAACAGGTGCGCAACGttctattaaaagataatcaattttatatgtcAATTTACCCCATCTTTCCCAAATATCATAAGGATAAGGACCAAGAAATTTATCTAAATCTTTCAAGTTTTCTTTGAGACTCTTAACCAAATTTTCAGGAACAGCTATGCATCAAatgatatcaaaaaataattgtaatataaaaacaatatataacaaatgaaTTTATAGCAAAGTATCTTACGTTCTGAACTGATTTCTTCCTTTGACTGATCCCATCGTTTTACCATAAATTCAGCTTTTTTGAATACATGAAAAAAACCTATTTTAGGTGCTGCTTCGCCAAATTTATTTACTGCGCTATAAGAAgatttacaatataaataataaatttaaatatacctattaatttatatctaatatataaattaatctgaacaattaatatatatagataaataaaaaaacataaatcaCCTATAATGCACATAATGAAATCCTGGAGGTATCATTTTAATacctttaaatttatttccaacATTCCAAGACTTTAAATCTATTCCAAACTCTGTGTCCATAGGTACATCAAGTACAACCAATGTAGCGCCTTCAAATAATAACCTTTGTGCGATGCTTTGATCCATTTCTATCCTACTGCAGGACATATTGctttctaatatttaaaagcttaaatatttattttctttaaatctttaTTCCACACTGCCCTTCATGAAATTAATAAggtataataatgtatatttacgtCATCGACAAAATGacattcgttttaattttaatttgttattaataaataattattcaattgttaacaatttgttatgataaatgaaagaattaatacatgtacacacataaataACTTGTAAAGTAAATCACAAACATATTTAACCTCAAAATTTCGATCACTCCACTAACATCAAGCCATTATAtagcaattaaaaatttttatataatttttaattcacgaaattttataattaactagAAGCGAAATTAaaactaatttctttttgttgattATGATTAGTAAAATTAACTCTCTATATCATTCCTCTATTTCAAAGTTTATAAGACACGACTACGTGTGTTACAAATGGCGCGCTAATTAAACGTTTATACTGtattgttttccttttattctctttatcacctttttcctatttattaatatcaaattaagaTAATATGTGGTAAAATgaagatttttattcaaatattaattcttcgttttttcttttctttgacttttaatttcgagaattattaatgatatattatcaattaataatatattatcaaaagaataaattattattattattattattattattaataatttattcttttatgaatTGTTTATTCAAAATAACTGCAGTTAAAatcaaattgttaaatatctCTAATGGTATACAAGGTAATGGAAAATCAGTAAATGGCAACCATATACGCGATCCATCTTTTAAAATTTGCAAATGTACAGGTTGTGAAAATACTAATCCTTTGGGAATTCCAAAGCTGCctaaaatttaaattcaatatcgatataattaaatagtgaattaaaatatatgtgttataatatttaaataccaTCAGATGATATTcctaaagaaataatttcatctcCAATATTATCTGTATTGGCATACCATAATTTTAACACCTCGCAAATTGCTTTGCATACTTGAAAATTCTCAGTGCGCCCGACCTGATATTGAGTTATTGcctaaacaatatatataaggagtatattttgttttttacattGAATAAAAACTATCGtagtgaaaaaatattttttataaattttaatgttcttctttctacATTATAAATAAGCGAGATTACAAGTCcctaaaatgtaaattatttatatgtatatataaagtcaTACCTTACGTTCAAAATGCCCTTCATAAGGATTTTTATCATGTgctaaataacaaaaatatcgtaattCTGGGTATTTAAATCCCAATGGTAGAGTAGTACCTTTTTCTGCAAACATAGCTCTATTATTAGGTTTATATACTTCACATTTTTGGACCATGTGACATACATccacaaaataattaattcctatgtattaaataaattattacaaacctttcattattttatatacactattttatataaactttttaacCAACCCAAAAATCCCCATACAGGAGGGCAACCAAAATTGTATGCAGGTAAATTAAACTTTgtcaaaaaattatacataatgtCTAGCCCATAATGAGAACTAACAGCTACGATATTAGTCTTCGGTAATTTAGTTACTAAAACATGAAGCACATTTACACAGAAACAACTCACACTCGTTGAACAAAAAAGTACTTTCATTTCAGGAGAtgcatatctatttatctgcTTTGCTAATTTAGCCatactattataattactgTGTAACCAAGAATATATAGTTTCACTTTCTTCCCTAAAAttgtttcaatatatatatactttagacttttttcaaaaattaaagaatataaaaacatacttTGATACAAcatctaaattaattaatatatcacaATCATATAATCCatctgaaacattttttatgattcttGTTGTATATAAGCCACCTCCTATGGCTTCCATATCTTGAGCAATGTgtctaattttaaaataacaaccaggtttatcgtataaattaatgatGATACCATGCGTTAACCATAAttctttaattgttattaattggGGTATTAAGTCTACACACAATGCTTTACCGGCGCCTAGTACCGTAATGTAACGATAATGTACAAGTGGCATTTTTACACATGGTAATTTCAATGTTTCTTTGTACATctgtaataatagtaacatatataatagcttcgttattataaatgaatatcttttttacaagTGAGTAGTCcaattgtaatttttcaagttcatcttttgtaatataatcgCTAATATTATAATGCAAGTGTAAAAACTCCCAAAATTGATTAACACCACCAATATAAGTAACATTATTTTCAGATAAACCAACTTTTTTCCAGATTAATGGTGATTTTGTATGTGACCAATTCCAACAATGACAGATTTTTTGAAGCCATGgctaaaaatcaaaaaaaatattgtaaaaatgatattagtaatttaatatagtatattaacCTTCCATTCAAgtgcatttttaaaaattttcttatacttaaaatttgttaaaatcgtTGCCAAATTTTCAactatataacatatatgacAAAAATATACATCATCTGGTATTCCTGCTATTATTATAACACATTTATCAGctgacatatttttttcaatgccTTTATTACATGcaatcatattaaatattccaaaatgttttaaacataatacatatgactaccttcaatttttttatattaactataTTTGTTAACATTAGATTGACTCTGCAAATTAccatattaatttctttcgtactCAGAAGACTACACAgcaaaatattcttcttttatatagcTACATTTGTTCATCTTATAAATCtgatgattttataattatttaaacaatgtaTAATGTTCTCAAAGTacgataatgtaataattaaacaataaaatatttttacacatCACATACCTCTTAACATGcattatacatacaatatttttctttcagtttttGTTGATAGTTTAATGTTAACAAGGTGGAACATTAGATAATTTGAGTGAAAGGTGATGAACAGCTTTAAATCaactttatattaaaagaaagacatCAATTATATCGAAGGATAATGccaatcttttaaaataatgtatttatttgactaaaaatagtaataatatacaatgcaatactgtatttaaaaaattctaagtATGTCTACAgcttaaagtaaaaaaagaaattaaaattatattattttatattaattaaatgatctATAATAATCTGATGTTTTAAACCaaatgaaatttgttattGATGATATGAATAACAGATAAATTGATAGAAATGTTATTGTATCACAATTCTTTAAGATTAAATGTTTTCAGTCATCATAATCAGAAAGTTTCGTCGTCAGATATTTCTGGCAAATCAGGAGACCCACACCTCTCAAATTCATAGTTAGAAAAGTGCATAGATAGTTCAAGTTTTGGTATTTCATGGTAGGAAAGTTCCTCTGGttctatcaaaaaaatatatgtattcacaaatacataattaagcattaaaatattttagttatttttttaccTGATCCAAATCCTTCATCCATATCATCTCGTACATGCAACATACATTTGctaaattcattttctaaatcaatattataatcatcTGTAAAcacataattttcaaaatgattcttagatttttgtattcattttctttaaaaacagaaataaattaaagaagaattaaataaaatatatacaatcaataaatatatacctaaTTCTAATTCTGGATCATAATATGGTGCTAAAACTTCGGGTTCTGGaaatatccttcttttttctttctcttctatatatggttctttgaaaatgtttttttcaataattttctctttattaaattcaaatgATTCTACTTTTGGAAATTCATTGGTCACATAAAGTAATTGT
The Vespula pensylvanica isolate Volc-1 chromosome 4, ASM1446617v1, whole genome shotgun sequence DNA segment above includes these coding regions:
- the LOC122628506 gene encoding protein AAR2 homolog, with product MSCSRIEMDQSIAQRLLFEGATLVVLDVPMDTEFGIDLKSWNVGNKFKGIKMIPPGFHYVHYSAVNKFGEAAPKIGFFHVFKKAEFMVKRWDQSKEEISSEPVPENLVKSLKENLKDLDKFLGPYPYDIWERWGKLTYKIDYLLIERCAPVCGFVHSALELEPCSDALRPRGGDLIQKKKTEKTRFTVEEKEDQLLPDLKPKPGTELRLSQLPEKHYPDGSTPTEITKHSLDSSYVLDIVLDKLKQPIEIIGEIQLAFVCLLVGQNLDAFEHWKKFISLICGVDSAISAHRYIYMEFLKVIEVQLSYIPEDILCDIVTNNNFVYQSLRKLFANIQFNSDIDGRLKCYAVHVRDRLTKKFRWDFTNLQGDNEDEAPVVVSLE
- the LOC122628508 gene encoding putative malate dehydrogenase 1B, which encodes MIACNKGIEKNMSADKCVIIIAGIPDDVYFCHICYIVENLATILTNFKYKKIFKNALEWKPWLQKICHCWNWSHTKSPLIWKKVGLSENNVTYIGGVNQFWEFLHLHYNISDYITKDELEKLQLDYSLVKKIFIYNNEAIIFVHYRYITVLGAGKALCVDLIPQLITIKELWLTHGIIINLYDKPGCYFKIRHIAQDMEAIGGGLYTTRIIKNVSDGLYDCDILINLDVVSKEESETIYSWLHSNYNSMAKLAKQINRYASPEMKVLFCSTSVSCFCVNVLHVLVTKLPKTNIVAVSSHYGLDIMYNFLTKFNLPAYNFGCPPVWGFLGINYFVDVCHMVQKCEVYKPNNRAMFAEKGTTLPLGFKYPELRYFCYLAHDKNPYEGHFERKAITQYQVGRTENFQVCKAICEVLKLWYANTDNIGDEIISLGISSDGSFGIPKGLVFSQPVHLQILKDGSRIWLPFTDFPLPLWNKDLKKINI
- the LOC122628507 gene encoding uncharacterized protein LOC122628507 encodes the protein MSTIFNVFNNMNENRLSTTEHLKETKSINQTGGIIAKSFDHCKPKGLSIRSKSEQNIPTTSNTMTFKKDNSNNSFFSKNELPNKQLLYVTNEFPKVESFEFNKEKIIEKNIFKEPYIEEKEKRRIFPEPEVLAPYYDPELELDDYNIDLENEFSKCMLHVRDDMDEGFGSEPEELSYHEIPKLELSMHFSNYEFERCGSPDLPEISDDETF